From Clavelina lepadiformis chromosome 9, kaClaLepa1.1, whole genome shotgun sequence, the proteins below share one genomic window:
- the LOC143470000 gene encoding angiopoietin-related protein 6-like yields the protein MKLFAYGWIAFCIKLVLTQRCRQVCDDNDVNFNDGQKGMKGNVGNPGKAGSPGIKGSKGDEGMIGERGPPGQSCALGSFGTDIIKEVNELKEFIGPSACHMSQVNGEQLLRSGEKVYCEDGWTVFQRRFDGSVDFHLNWKDYKLGFEKLGGEFWFGLERVYQLTRWGNCRLEIDLWDFSNNFLVASYSSFAIESEDNLFTLRVGGYSGNATDILVPSGGGEHNNQPFTTPDRDNDNWSGNCSKDNHGRAGGWWFNACQSAQLNAQWGRDTPYFHWAGSSKMKSTMKFRCE from the exons ATGAAGCTGTTTGCATATGGCTGGATTGCTTTTTGCATTAAGCTGGTGCTCACACAGCGATGCCGACAAGTCTGTGATGACAATGACGTCAATTTTAATGATGGACAAAAAGGAATGAAAGGGAACGTTGGAAACCCTGGGAAAGCAGGAAGTCCAGGAATCAAGGGATCAAAAGGCGACGAAGGTATGATAGGAGAGAGAGGACCACCAGGGCAGTCCTGTGCGCTAGGATCATTTGGAACCGATATCATCAAGGAAGTTAATG AGTTAAAAGAGTTTATTGGACCGAGTGCTTGTCACATGTCACAGGTCAACGGGGAACAACTTTTACGCTCTGGTGAAAAAGTGTACTGTGAAGATGGATGGACT GTCTTCCAAAGACGTTTTGATGGAAGTGTAGATTTCCATCTCAACTGGAAAGATTACAAACTtggttttgaaaaacttggaGGAGAATTTTGGTTTG GTCTAGAAAGAGTCTACCAACTCACCAGGTGGGGAAATTGTAGGCTGGAAATAGATCTCTGGGATTTTAGTAACAACTTTCTGGTCGCCTCTTACAG CTCGTTTGCCATCGAAAGCGAAGACAATCTTTTTACACTTCGTGTGGGCGGATACAGCGGAAACGCAACGGACATACTGGTTCCGAGTGGCGGAGGAGAACACAATAATCAGCCCTTTACAACGCCTGATCGTGATAACGACAATTGGAG TGGCAATTGTTCCAAAGATAATCATGGAAGAGCTGGCGGATGGTGGTTTAACGCATGCCAGAGCGCTCAGCTAAATGCACAATGGGGTCGAGATACGCCATATTTTCACTGGGCTGGAAGTTCTAAAATGAAATCGACAATGAAATTTCGATGTGAATAA